ACGTATTCCCGGACGTCGCCCTGAACCAGCGTCAGGCGGTCCGCAACGCCCGCGGCAGCAGCCTTGGCCAGCGTCTCCTCGAACCCGACGTCGGACGTGTCCACCCCCACCGCGGCCAGGCCCGGTTCGCGGCCCAGCGCCCGCAGCAGCCACGTGCCGTCACCGCATCCGAGGTCGAGGACGCTCCCTCGGCCGCCCGTCGTCCGGTCGAGCAGGCCGTCGACGCGGACATCGCTCAGCGGCGACGCGATCGGGTGCTCGGAGTGCGCCAGGCGCAGGAGTGTGGATCGTTCCATCCCCGGACACTATGCGAGGAGCAAGGGCCGGGACACGGGATTCTTGCGTGGAGCGTCCGGGCCCGACCAGGCAGGCGACGTGAAAAGCCAGGACTTCCACTCGGGCCCTCGATACTCTCCGCGGGTGACGACGATCAGGACGTTCCAGCCCACCGACCTCGATGCCCTGGTGAGCCTCTCGCTGCGTGCGTGGGAGCCGGTGTACGACGCGTGGCGCGCCCACCTCGGTGAGCGGATCTACGAGCTCGCGTACCCGGACTGGCGTCGGAGCCAGAGCGACACCGTGCGCTCGGCCTGCGCCACGCACGCCACGACCACGCTCGTGGCCGAGCGGGACGGACGACCGGTCGGGTTCGCCACGGTCGTGCTCGGCGCACCGGGCCTCGACACGTCACGCACGGGGGACGTCGAGCTCATCGCGGTCGACCCGGCCGTGCACCGAGCTGGCGTGGGCGGGGCCCTCATGGACGCCGCCCTCGATCTGATGCGCGAGGCCGGGTGCGCCTACGCGAGCGTCTGGACCGGAGGCGACGACGGGCACGGGCCCGCCCGCGCGATGTACGAGGCGAGCGGGTTCACCGCGCTGCCGCTCGTGCACTACTACCGCGAGCTCTGAGACGCGGCACCCCGAGCGGCGCGGGCGTGACCGGCGGTCGGGGCGCAGGGGCGGGGGTGTTCCGCTGCGGAGCGACAACTATTGTTGCCACTTCGCCGCGAACACCCCCACCACCCCGCGAGCATCGCGCCCCTCTGCTGCGCGACGCCCAGGTCCACTCCATCCGCGGTCGGACCTGGGCGTCGTTGCGTGCCCGGCGGCTACCTTGCTCCGCTGCGGTCCCCACCGGTCACTGCACGACGCCCAGGTCCTCGGCATCGACGATGCGGTAGGCGTAGCCCTGCTCCGCCAGGAAGCGCTGGCGGTGCGCCGCGAAGTCCTGGTCCACGGTGTCGCGCGAGACCACGGCGTAGAAGTGCGCGGTGCGACCGTCCTGCTTGGGTCGCATGATGCGGCCCAGACGCTGGGCCTCCTCCTGGCGCGACCCGAACGACCCGGACACCTGGATCGCGACCGACGCCTCGGGCAGGTCGATCGAGAAGTTCGCGACCTTGCTCACGACGAGCCGCGAGATCTCCCCGGACCGGAACGCCTCGAACAGCCGCTGCCGCTCGCGCACGGTCGTGGCCCCCGTGATGACGGGCGCGTCGAGGTGGTCGCCGAGCTCCTCGAGCTGGTCGAGGTACTGGCCGATCACGAGGACCTGGTCGTCGGGGTGCGCGGCCGCGATCTGCTCGACGACGCGGTTCTTGCCCGCCGCGGTGGCCGCGAGCCGGTACTTGTCCTCGGGCTCGGCGGTCGCGTACGCCATGCGGTCGCGGTCGGACAGCGTGAGGCGCACCTCGACGCAGTCCGCGGGCGCGATGTACCCCTGGGCCTCGATGTCCTTCCAGGGGGCGTCGTACCGCTTGGGTCCGATGAGGCTGAAGACCTCGTCCTCGCGTCCGTCCTCGCGCACGAGGGTCGCGGTCAGGCCCAGGCGGCGGCGCGCCTGGAGGTCCGCGGTCATGCGGAAGATCGGCGCGGGCAGCAGGTGGACCTCGTCGTAGACCACGAGTCCCCAGTCGCGCGCGTCGAGCAGCTCGAGGTGCGTGTAGACGCCCTTCCGCTTGGTCGTGAGCACCTGGTACGTCGCGATCGTGACGGGCTTGATCTCCTTGCGGGCGCCCGAGTACTCGCCGATCTCGTCCTCGGTGAGCGTCGTGCGCCGTACGAGCTCGTCGCGCCACTGGCGCGCGCTGACGGTGTTCGTCACGAGGATCAGGGTCGTCGTCCCGGACTTCGCCATGGCCCCGGCGCCGACGATCGTCTTGCCTGCGCCGCAGGGGAGGACGACGACGCCGCTGCCCCCGTGCCAGAACCCCTCGACGGCCTGCTGCTGGTAGGGGCGCATGGCCCAGGGCTTGTCCTCGTGCGCCGGGTCGGTCGGCGACAGGTCGATGGGGTGCTTCTCGCCGTCGACGTACCCCGCGAGGTCCTCGGCGGGCCAGCCGAGCTTGAGCAGCACCTGCTTGAGGTGCCCGCGCTCGGACGGGTGCACGACCACCGAGTCGTCCCCGAGCCGGTCGCCCACGAGCCCCGCGGTCCGCTTGGACTTGAGGACCTCGGCGAGCACGGCCTTGTCGGTCGCCTGGAGCACGAGCCCGTGCGTGGGGTGCGCGACGAGCTGGAGCCGCCCGTACCGCGACATGGTCTCCGCGACGTCGACGAGCAGCGCGTGCGGCACGGGGTAGCGGCTGTACTCGAGCAGCACGTTGACCACCTGCTCGGCGTCGTGCCCCGCGGCGCGCGCGTTCCACAGCCCGAGCGGCGTGAGCCGGTAGGTGTGGACGTGCTCGGGGGCTCGTTCGAGCTCGGCGAAGGGGGCGATCGCCCGTCGGGCGTCGCCCGAGCGCGGGTGGTCGACCTCGAGCAGCAAGGTCTTGTCGCTCTGCACGATGAGGGGGCCGTCGGCCATGGGCGTCCTTCCGGGTGGTGCGCCGTGTCGTGACGCGGGTGGTGCGGGCTAGTCGTTCGGCGCCCCCGCCGGAGCGTTCGTGGTCGCGTCGGTCGACGCGTCCTGGGTGGGGGCGGGGGCGTCGGTGAAGACGCCCGCGATGCGGTGGACGGCGACGGTCAGCTCGGCGTCGCGCGCGGGGTCGAGGGCGCGCAGGCGCCCGCCCTCCAGGACGAGGGGCTTGACGCGGCGCCGGGTCGGCTGACCCGTGGGGTCGATCGTCTCGAGGACCACGTGGTCGCCCGCGTCGATCGCGTCGCGCAGGAGTCCCAACGCCGCGGGGGGTTCGGTTGTTCCGCGAGGTTCGGGGGCGACGTCCTCGCGGGTCGTCGCCGCAGGGGGTGCGGCGAGGGCGGCGTCGTCGGCCGCGCGCAGACGCGGGACGAGCTCGGCGTACCGCTCGCGCCGGGCCACGAGGTCCTCCTGGTGCACCACCGGCCCGACGGCGGAGCGCCCCCGGGTAGCAGTGTCCAGCGGCCGTCGCCCGCCCACGCGGGAACGGACCGTGGTCCGGAGCCGCTCGGTGCGCACGACCCGTCCGTCGGGCCCTTCGACCGTCGAGGCCAGGCCGCGGTCGCGCAGCGCGGCCTGGAGCGTCGCCGCGGGGACGAGGGCGACCAGGACCGTGGGGGCGATGCGGAACAGCGACAGGTGGCGCAGCGACGGGTCCTCGACGAGGCCCGTCAGGAGAGCGGCGTCCTCGGCGCGCACGTAGCTCGACGCGCTCCCGACCCGCAGCCTCCCGTGCCGCCTGGCCGTGTCCCGGACCAGGTAGTCGAGAGGTTGGGGCAGTGCCGTGCGGGAGTGGCTCGCGAGGTCGGCCAGCAGGTCGTCCGCGGTGCGGCCCGCGTCGAACGCCCGGGTCAGGGACTCGGGCGTGAAGCGGACCGTGATCGCGGCCCCGCGTGACTCGACCTCTGCGGCGTCCTCCAGGAGCCGTTCGAGCGCGGTGCTCGGTCGGCCGGGGACGATCCCCGTCAGGTCCCCCTGGAGCAGGAGCTCGTCGACCTCGGGCGGCAGGACCGACTCGAGCGCGGTCGCGAGCGCTGCCTCGGGCGCGGTGAGCGGCGGGCCCGTCCTGCTCGACGCCGAGGGTGCGGGGGTGCGCGCGGCGGACGTGGCGTCGTCGGGCCGCAGGAGCGCGCGGCCCGTCGGGGCGAGCGCCCCGACCCCCGTGACGCCCAGGAGATGGGCCTCCTGGAGCAGCCCCTCGATGGCCTGGACCGGTGGGACCGACCGGGGGGACCCCCAGCGCAGGATCTCCAGGAGGTCGGCCGAGGTCAGGGCCGTCCCCGGGCGGTCGGCGAGCGCGGACAGCACGTCGAAGCGCAGGCGGGGGACCCACGGTCGGCTGAGGTCGGGTTCGAGCGCGGCGCGCAGCGTGCCGCGCTCGTCGCGGCTGCCGACGGTCCACGGCGTGCGGCCCGAGCTCGCCCACGCCGCGGCGAGCAGCGCCCAGCGCGGTGCGAGGGGCAGGTCGAGCCAGTCCTCGCCCGCGATCGTGACGGTGAACGAGGGCGGGTCCTCGCCGTCGTCGACCACCAGCCCCGTGGCGAGAGCGAGCTCGGCGACGAACGCGGCCGTCGGCTCCTCGACCTCGAGCGTCGTCGCGAGGCGCCGGAGGTCCCGCACGCCCAGGCCGCCCGCGCGCAGGACGTTCGGCGGCGAGGCCTGCCACAGCGCGAGGAGGTGGGCGACGAGCCGGACGACGTCCTGCGCGGCGCGGGACGCCTCCGCGGCGATGGTCTCCTCGGTGAAGTGCGGGGCCTCGGGCTCGGGAGGGTGCGCGAGCGGGCGCGCGTGCGTGCGGCCACCGCGCAGGGCCAGGGCGACCTCGCGGGGCAGGACGACGTGCCGCTCGTCCGAGGCGAGGAGCAGGCGCTGACGCAGGAGCCAGGTCGTCGCCTCGCGGCCCACGGGGTCGGCGCGCGGCGCGACGCCCACGGGCGGCCCCCAGGTCAGGGCGTCGAGGATGTTGCGTGCGCCAGGGGGAGCCTCGGCCAGGAGTGCGGCGAGGCTCGGTGCGTCGGCGCCTGGTCGTTCGCCGGCCCGGCCGCTCGTCGCGGGCGCTGCGAGCGGCGACGACGGATCGGCAGGTCCGAGACCCGCAGGGTAGGGGCCGAGGACCTCCGACAGGCCCGGCGCGACCGCGAGGTCCGTGTGCTGCGACGGGTCACGGTCCCACAGGAGCGCGGCCTCCTCGAGGTGCGCGACCGCGGCCCGCACGACCGGTGCGTCCACGTCGCTCGCACCGAGGGCGGCGAGGACGCGGTCGACCGTGACGGCCGTCCCGGTGGTGTCGCCGGGGCTGCGGCTCGTGGAACGGGACGTCGTCGTCCGTGGGGTCCGGGCCGGCTGGTCCCCGAGGACGAGGACGGATTCGAGCACCTGGAGCTCGAGGGCGTCGATCCGGGCGATCGCCCGGTCCAGGCTGGTACGGCTGGTGGCACGTGCTGCGAGCGAGCGCAGCGTCGACGGCGAAGGAGTGGCCAGGTCAGGGCGCTGCAGCAGCAGCGCGACGAGGTGCTCGTCGCTGCGGGAGCGAAGAGCCTCGGGGAAGGTCCGGCGCGGAGCCGGAGGCGTTGAGGCCATCCGTCCGATGTTACGCGGGTCGGGGGCGCGCCCGGCCCGGCACCCCGTGGCGCGGACGGACCCCGCGTCCTGTGCGGCCGGTCCGGTGCGGGGCGACCTATGTCCTGGTGGCGGAGGACGCCGCGGGCTCGGCTGCGACGTCGAGCCCCGCGACCGCGGCCAGCCCGCCGCGGACGAACGCGGTGAGGGCGTCGAGCGCGACGTCCGACGAGAGGACGGAGGTGTGGCCGAACCCGGAGGTGCGGACCATGGCGGACCGGGGGACGTGCGCGTCGTGGAGCCTGCGCGCGTCGTCGTCCGGCATGCGTCGGTCCCCCCGGTCGTGCACGACGAGCAGCTCGGTGTCCCCGGGCAGCGGGTGGGCGACCGCGTCGTAGCGCGCGGCGACCGAGTGCCGGTCCTCGCCCAAACGGGCGTCGAAGCGCGCCTCGAGCTGCGTGCGAGTCGCGTCGTCGAGGCGGAACTCGCGCGCGAACTCGGCGAGGAACGCGTCCGGGCCGCCGACCCCGGAGACGACGGCGACCCGACCGGTCCGCACGGACGTGCGGGCAGCGGTGAGCGCGGCCAGGGCTCCCAGCGAGTGTCCGACGATCGCACGGAAGGGCCCGTGGCGACGCTCGAGGGCTTCGGTCGCCGCGACCCAGTCGCGGATGTCGGCGCGTCCACCGGGGGAGTCCCCGTGGGCCGGGGCGTCGAAAGACACGACGCGGAACCCTTCGGCCACGAGCTCGCGCACCACGGGCGAGAGCTGGGAGGCACGCCCGCGCCACCCGTGGACGACTAGCACGCTGTCCCTCCCGGCACCCCACTCGTAGGCCGTGAGGTCGTTCCCGCGGACGTCGAGCCGGGTCCGACGCGCGGCGTGGTGAGTGTCGAGGTCCGCGTCGCGCACGGGGGCGCGCGGCGTGGTGACGAAGAAGGCGCGCAGCGCGAGGTGCCCGGCGAGGGGCGGTGACAGCGTGCCGACGGTGCGCAGGGTGCGACCGACCAGGGTGTACGGCGTGGACATGGCTCCTCCAGATCAATACGTACGAACGTTCGTTGTGTAGATTACGCGATCGATCGTTCGTAGACTAGGGAGATGGCTGATCCAACAGTGCTGGACGGCAGACGGGCCCGCGGCGACGCGTCACGCCAGGTCGTCCTCAAGAGCGCGACCGACCTCGCCTCGATCGAGGGGCTCGACGGGCTGACGATCGGTCGCCTGGCCGAGGAGTCGGGTCGCAGCAAGAGCAGCATCGCCACGCTCTTCCACGGCAAGGAGGGCCTGCAGCTCGCGACGGTCGCCGCCGCGCGCGAGATCTTCGTCGCGACGATCGTGGCACCGGCGCGCGTCGAGCCACCCGGGCTGCGCCGCCTCGTCGCTCTGCTGCGCAACGCCCTGGCGTACTCCCGGGACCGCGTGTTTCCGGGCGGCTGCTTCTTCGCGGCGACCTCCGCCGACGTGGACTCCAAGCCGGGACCCGTGAACGACGCCGTGCGCACGGCTCTCACCACCTGGTACGGCTACCTCGAGGTCCAGGCGAGGGCCGCGGTCGCGGCGGGCGACCTCACGATCCACGAGGACGAGGCCGAGCAGCTGACGTTCGAGCTGCTCGCGCTCGACGAGGCCGCCAACACGCGGTCGCTGCTCCTGGGGGACGACCGTCCCTACGCGCTCGCGGCGCTCGGCATGCGATCACGCCTGCTGGCCGCCGGTGCGGACCCTGCGCTGCTCGACGGGCTGACCCGCGCGACCTGAGCCCCTCGCGACGGACTCACCCGCTCACGCCGAGAACCCCTCGGACGCGGTCGGCCGCCGCCCGCGGGGGACAGGGCCGGCCGCCCGTCGCCCGCGGGGGTGGCGTGCGTGTCAGTCGAAGCTGACGCGCAGGCTCGTGAGGCTGTGACCACCGTCGACCCGGGTGGCGACCCCGACGGCGCGCACCGGCGCGACGTACGCGATCCACGAGTCGTCGCCACCCAGCGCGTCGATGTTCGCGCGCGCGATCGACTCGAGCGCGTCGACGTCGAGGTAGGCCGCGTTGGCCGCGTTCCTCGCGTCGGGGACGACGGTCCGGAAGGCGCCCACGGTGCCGAGGCCCCCCTCCTCCGCGAGCCGTGCGGCGTAGGCGTCGTTCGAGGCGATCACGAGCCCGTCCTTGGTGGGCGCGCTCGTGAGCTTCTCCGCACCGGCGTCCACGAGGACCGCGTCGATCCGGCCGAGCAGGTCCTCGAGCGCGGCCTTGTCCCCGAGGGTGCGTGCGCCGAGGTCGAGGTCGGCCAGGCCGGTCACGGCCGAGACGTCGTCGAGTCCTGCGGAGTCGAGTGCGACGACGACCTGCTCGCCCAGGAGAGTCTTGAGGTCCTCGGGCAGCCGCAGGTCGTAGGTCTTCTTGAGCTCGTCGACCGTCTCCTGGAAGGTGAGGCCGCTGGGCAGGAGGTCGTCGGTCGTCGAGCCGCTCGACAGGCCGTCGTCACCGAGCAGGCCCGTGTCCTCGGCGCCCTGGCCGACGTCGAGGTCCTGGTCGAGGGCCGAGTAGTCCCCGGTGCAGCCCGCCATGAACGACTCGTTGTAGCTCTGGGTGACCTCGGCCAGCTCCTCGGGCGAGAAGCCCCAGCCCGAGGCGTCGAGCGCGTTCTCCGGCAGGGCGAGCAGCGCGGCGCACTCGGCCTCCGTGGCAGCGGGGAGCGTGCCCGCCGTGCGGACCTCGTGCGAGGACAAGGACCAGTCGTCGCCGAGCAGGTCCTCACCGGAGCCCAGGGCGCCCAGGCCGCTCGACCCGAAGGTGTCGGCGAGCGTGCTCAGCTGCTCCCAGAGACGGTCGACCGACGCAGGGTCGATCGTCGCGGACGAGGCGAACAGGGTGCTCTCCGGCAGGCCCGGGAGGAGTGAGCCTCCCGCTCCGTCCAACGGTGCGAGGACCTTCTCGTCGGCGCCGACGGCGATCGCGACCTCCAGGTGGTCGGCGCCTGCCCGCGCCGCCCCGGCGAACGAGTGGAGGCCGTCGGTCGCGGTGCTCAGCGCCTCGGCGCCGTCCTGCCCGTCGAGTGCGGTGGCGACGCCGTCGAGGTCCGCCCAGTAGGAGATCAGCCCGGGGTCACCCAGGGCCTTCATGTCCGCGACGAACCGGGGGGCCTCGGCCAGCGGGGACTTCTTCGCCGCGGCCGCGACGTCGGCGGCCACGACCTGCTCGGAGGTGATCAGGGCGTACCCGTCGGCGAACGCGACCTGCGCGGGCTTCACGCCGTCGCCGCAGCCCAGGCCCGACTCGATGGCCGCCCGTGCGGCGCCCTCGTCGGTCACCTGGAGGGCGATCACGGGTTCCGGCGTCGCGGCCGCACCCTCGGTCGTGGCGCCCTCCGCGGCCGGCAGCGCGGCGAAGGCCGCCCGGTGGCCGATCCACGGCTCGACGTCGGTCGCGTAGTCGATCTCGCACGTGCCGCTCGTCGAGATCGCGTCGACGACGAGCCGACGAAGGTCGGCGTCGTCGCCCAGGTCGACGTCGAGGTCCGTGGCGAGGTCCGGGAACCGGTTCGCGAGGCGCAGGAGGTTGACCTTCTGCGTGGCCGACGGGTCGAGGTCCACGCGCACGTAGGCGAACGCGGTGCCCGGGAGGGCTTCCTCGGGCTGTGCCCCGCCGCCGTCGAGGGCGCTGTAGGCGAAGACGCCTCCGCCGACCAGGACGAGGGCCGCCGTCGCCGCGCCGCCCAGCACCAGGCCCGTGCGGAGCCGGGAGGGCCGGACGGTCGTGACCGCGCCCGGCAGGGGAGCCGCGCCGTCGGGTGACTGCCACGTCCCCGAGGGGTCGGCAGGGGGGAAGGTGGGCGGCGTGGTCATGGAGAAGCCTCTGGGTCGGTGTCGGCTCGACCGGCGCGGTGCGCCGGCAGTCGCCCGAAGGCTAGTGGAGGCCGCGGACACGGCGCAGCCTCCTTCCATGGGGAGAACTCCCCGCCGCACGAACTCACCCGGACGCGCTCGGCGGGGTGCGGCTCGGCGGATGCGACTGTGAGGGCTCTGTCCCGGTAACCTGGGAGTTCTGATTCCCACGAGCACAAACGAGGTTCACGTGCCCACCGGCAAGGTCAAGTGGTTCGACACCGAACGAGGGTTCGGCTTCATCGCGAGCGATGAGGGCGACGAGGTCTTCCTGCACGCTTCCGCCCTGCCCGACGGGGCGGCACCCAAGCCCGGTGCCCGGGTGGAGTTCGGCGTGGCCGACGGGCGACGCGGCCCGCAGGCGCTCGCGATCAAGCTGCTCGACCCGGCGCCGTCCGTGGCCAAGGCGCAGCGGCGCCCGGCCGAGGACCTGGGGGTCGTGATCGAGGACCTCATCAAGGTCATGGACAAGGTCGGCGGCTCGCTGCGCCGCGGCCGGTACCCGGATGCCGCGCAGGGGGCCCAGCTCGCCAAGGTGCTGCGCGCCGTCGCCGACGACCTGGAGGCATGACATGGCTGCCGTAGCCGCCGCTGAAGGTTCGACCCGTCGTGTGAGCGCGCGCGCCGCCAAGGACGCCGTGCTCACGGGCGCGGTGGACCTCGCGCGTGCTGCGGCGGAACAGGTCGCCGAGCACGCGGGGGACGTGGGCGAGCACCTGGGGACGGTCGTCGAGGAGGACCGCCTCATCTCGCACCAGTTCGCGTGCACCATGCTCGGCTACCGGGGGTGGCGTTGGACGGTCACGCTGGCCCGGGTCCCGCGCGGTCGCACCGCGACGGTGTGCGAGGTCGAGCTCCTGCCGGGCGAGGGCTCGATCCTCGCGCCCGAGTGGTTGCCCTGGTCGGAGCGCCTGCGACCGGGGGACATCGGCACGGGGGACGTGCTGCCCTTCCAGGCGGACGACCCTCGTCTCGAGCCGGGATACGTCCCCACGGGAGACGAGGAGCAGGACGAGGTCGCGATCGAGGAGCTCGCGCTCGCGCGCGTCCGCGTCCTGTCCCCGCAGGGTCGGGACGAGGCGGCGGAGCGCTGGTACCGCGGTACGCGTGGCCCCACGGCACCGGGCGCGGTCGCGTCGAGCGCCGAGTGCAGGTCGTGCGGCTTCCTGGTGCCGCTCCAGGGAGCGCTCGGACAGCTCTTCGCGGTCTGCGCCAACCCGTGGTCCCCTGACGACGGCAAGGTCGTGAGCCTCGACCACGGGTGCGGCGCGCACTCGGAGACGGACGTCGAGCCGCACCCGACCGACTGGCCGGCACCGGACCCGTTGATCGACGAGATGGACGTCGAGATCGTCCAGCTCCTCGACGCGGCCCGTGACGCGTCGAACGCCTCTGCCGGTCCGGACGTGCCGCCTGCGGACACGAGGGCTGAGCGGTCCGCGGAGGCCGCCGCGAGCATCGAGCTGGCGCTGTCGCGGATCACGCTGCCGGAGCCGGGGGCGTCGTCGGTCTCGACCGGAGCCGCGGAGCCCGCACCGGACGCCTCGCAGGACGTGGACCCGGACGAGCCGGCCCGGTGACGGAGGACGCCTTCGGGACGTCGGCTCTTCGCCGAGCCGTCGCGGAGGCGTGGCTCGCGTCCCCGACCCGGTTCCGGGAGGACGCGAACACCGAGGAGGACCACGCCCGCGGGTACTACCGCGACCGCGTGGTCGTCGAGCTCGCGCAGAACGCGGCCGACGCCGCAGCGCACGCGGGCGTCGTCGGGCGCCTGGCGCTGCGCCTCGCCCGGGACGAGGGTGGCGTGTGGTGGCTGACTGCCGAGAACTCGGGCTCGCCGCTGGACGCGCAGGGCGTCGCGTCGTTGGCGTCGATGCGCGCGTCGGCCAAGGTCGCGCACTCCTCGGGCCCGACGGCGGAGCTCGCCGACGCGGACGGCGCGCCCGCGCGGGTGGGCCGGTTCGGGGTGGGCTTCGCGGCCGTGCGCTCGGTCGCGGACGAGATCCAGGTCCGCTCGACGCTCGGCGCAGTGGTGTTCTCCCTGGACCGCACCCGGGCGGCGCTGGCCGAGGCGGTCGCGGGCGCGCGG
This region of Oerskovia jenensis genomic DNA includes:
- a CDS encoding DNA repair helicase XPB is translated as MADGPLIVQSDKTLLLEVDHPRSGDARRAIAPFAELERAPEHVHTYRLTPLGLWNARAAGHDAEQVVNVLLEYSRYPVPHALLVDVAETMSRYGRLQLVAHPTHGLVLQATDKAVLAEVLKSKRTAGLVGDRLGDDSVVVHPSERGHLKQVLLKLGWPAEDLAGYVDGEKHPIDLSPTDPAHEDKPWAMRPYQQQAVEGFWHGGSGVVVLPCGAGKTIVGAGAMAKSGTTTLILVTNTVSARQWRDELVRRTTLTEDEIGEYSGARKEIKPVTIATYQVLTTKRKGVYTHLELLDARDWGLVVYDEVHLLPAPIFRMTADLQARRRLGLTATLVREDGREDEVFSLIGPKRYDAPWKDIEAQGYIAPADCVEVRLTLSDRDRMAYATAEPEDKYRLAATAAGKNRVVEQIAAAHPDDQVLVIGQYLDQLEELGDHLDAPVITGATTVRERQRLFEAFRSGEISRLVVSKVANFSIDLPEASVAIQVSGSFGSRQEEAQRLGRIMRPKQDGRTAHFYAVVSRDTVDQDFAAHRQRFLAEQGYAYRIVDAEDLGVVQ
- a CDS encoding cold-shock protein, yielding MPTGKVKWFDTERGFGFIASDEGDEVFLHASALPDGAAPKPGARVEFGVADGRRGPQALAIKLLDPAPSVAKAQRRPAEDLGVVIEDLIKVMDKVGGSLRRGRYPDAAQGAQLAKVLRAVADDLEA
- a CDS encoding DUF3027 domain-containing protein; this translates as MAAVAAAEGSTRRVSARAAKDAVLTGAVDLARAAAEQVAEHAGDVGEHLGTVVEEDRLISHQFACTMLGYRGWRWTVTLARVPRGRTATVCEVELLPGEGSILAPEWLPWSERLRPGDIGTGDVLPFQADDPRLEPGYVPTGDEEQDEVAIEELALARVRVLSPQGRDEAAERWYRGTRGPTAPGAVASSAECRSCGFLVPLQGALGQLFAVCANPWSPDDGKVVSLDHGCGAHSETDVEPHPTDWPAPDPLIDEMDVEIVQLLDAARDASNASAGPDVPPADTRAERSAEAAASIELALSRITLPEPGASSVSTGAAEPAPDASQDVDPDEPAR
- a CDS encoding GNAT family N-acetyltransferase — encoded protein: MTTIRTFQPTDLDALVSLSLRAWEPVYDAWRAHLGERIYELAYPDWRRSQSDTVRSACATHATTTLVAERDGRPVGFATVVLGAPGLDTSRTGDVELIAVDPAVHRAGVGGALMDAALDLMREAGCAYASVWTGGDDGHGPARAMYEASGFTALPLVHYYREL
- a CDS encoding alpha/beta fold hydrolase: MSTPYTLVGRTLRTVGTLSPPLAGHLALRAFFVTTPRAPVRDADLDTHHAARRTRLDVRGNDLTAYEWGAGRDSVLVVHGWRGRASQLSPVVRELVAEGFRVVSFDAPAHGDSPGGRADIRDWVAATEALERRHGPFRAIVGHSLGALAALTAARTSVRTGRVAVVSGVGGPDAFLAEFAREFRLDDATRTQLEARFDARLGEDRHSVAARYDAVAHPLPGDTELLVVHDRGDRRMPDDDARRLHDAHVPRSAMVRTSGFGHTSVLSSDVALDALTAFVRGGLAAVAGLDVAAEPAASSATRT
- a CDS encoding helicase-associated domain-containing protein is translated as MASTPPAPRRTFPEALRSRSDEHLVALLLQRPDLATPSPSTLRSLAARATSRTSLDRAIARIDALELQVLESVLVLGDQPARTPRTTTSRSTSRSPGDTTGTAVTVDRVLAALGASDVDAPVVRAAVAHLEEAALLWDRDPSQHTDLAVAPGLSEVLGPYPAGLGPADPSSPLAAPATSGRAGERPGADAPSLAALLAEAPPGARNILDALTWGPPVGVAPRADPVGREATTWLLRQRLLLASDERHVVLPREVALALRGGRTHARPLAHPPEPEAPHFTEETIAAEASRAAQDVVRLVAHLLALWQASPPNVLRAGGLGVRDLRRLATTLEVEEPTAAFVAELALATGLVVDDGEDPPSFTVTIAGEDWLDLPLAPRWALLAAAWASSGRTPWTVGSRDERGTLRAALEPDLSRPWVPRLRFDVLSALADRPGTALTSADLLEILRWGSPRSVPPVQAIEGLLQEAHLLGVTGVGALAPTGRALLRPDDATSAARTPAPSASSRTGPPLTAPEAALATALESVLPPEVDELLLQGDLTGIVPGRPSTALERLLEDAAEVESRGAAITVRFTPESLTRAFDAGRTADDLLADLASHSRTALPQPLDYLVRDTARRHGRLRVGSASSYVRAEDAALLTGLVEDPSLRHLSLFRIAPTVLVALVPAATLQAALRDRGLASTVEGPDGRVVRTERLRTTVRSRVGGRRPLDTATRGRSAVGPVVHQEDLVARRERYAELVPRLRAADDAALAAPPAATTREDVAPEPRGTTEPPAALGLLRDAIDAGDHVVLETIDPTGQPTRRRVKPLVLEGGRLRALDPARDAELTVAVHRIAGVFTDAPAPTQDASTDATTNAPAGAPND
- a CDS encoding TetR/AcrR family transcriptional regulator, yielding MADPTVLDGRRARGDASRQVVLKSATDLASIEGLDGLTIGRLAEESGRSKSSIATLFHGKEGLQLATVAAAREIFVATIVAPARVEPPGLRRLVALLRNALAYSRDRVFPGGCFFAATSADVDSKPGPVNDAVRTALTTWYGYLEVQARAAVAAGDLTIHEDEAEQLTFELLALDEAANTRSLLLGDDRPYALAALGMRSRLLAAGADPALLDGLTRAT